CCGGCCGCGCGCCCATTCCAATCAAACGCGCCGGCAGACGACGCAAGCGCGGAAACTCGTTGACCAGCCGCATGACCGCGGGCGGCTGCGTGAGCGCGACCTCGCCTTTGAGAATGGGATCGATTCCGTGGTCTTGGATGAAGAGTTGCATGCCCTGCGTCACTTTGGTCGGAAACGTGCGGCGCGCTTGCACGCGCGCCAGGTCGCGATCGCTTACCGGTCCTCGCTGGAGAAGCGGACACAAGATGTTTGCCGTCGCGACCGCATCTTGAATTGCCAGGTTGATGCCGACGCCGCCTATTGGGGACATTGCGTGCGCCGCATCGCCGATACACAGTACCCCAGGTTTGTGCCATAGCTTCAAACGGTCGACGCGTACTTGCAGCAGCGAAATCTTCGACCAGTCGTCGAGTTCCTTCACGCGATCGGAAAGCTCTGGAACCACCGATGCGACGTCGCTTTGAAACGCCGCAAGACCGGCGCCTTTCAACTTTTCGAACGATCCCTTTGGAATGATATACGCGCACTGCCAGTAATCGCCGCGATCGATCATGACCAGCAGCCGTCCGCTCACGAGCGTACCCAGCGGCCGTACCGGATCTCCGGGTTCTTTGGAGATGCGCATCCACAGGACGTCCATCGGCGCGCCGAGATTGTCGACCGAAAAGCCCGCGCGCTGACGGATCGTCGAGTGCCGTCCGTCCGTCCCTGCGACGAGCTCCGCGTCGATGGTCAGCCCGCTGCCGTCCTTGGTTCGAGCGCGTACGCCGCAGACGGTACCATCTTTCTCGGCGAGATCGAGGCCCTCGGTCTCCATGAGCAGATGAAAC
The sequence above is drawn from the Candidatus Baltobacteraceae bacterium genome and encodes:
- a CDS encoding FAD-dependent oxidoreductase, whose protein sequence is MTTRVCIVGGGPCGMMLGVLLARAGIEVVVLEKYKDFFRDFRGDTIHPSTLQLLYELGWLDDFLKLPHNQLSQISASVAGQTMHIGDLSHLPTHCKFIALMPQWDFLNFLAERGKCYPTFHLLMETEGLDLAEKDGTVCGVRARTKDGSGLTIDAELVAGTDGRHSTIRQRAGFSVDNLGAPMDVLWMRISKEPGDPVRPLGTLVSGRLLVMIDRGDYWQCAYIIPKGSFEKLKGAGLAAFQSDVASVVPELSDRVKELDDWSKISLLQVRVDRLKLWHKPGVLCIGDAAHAMSPIGGVGINLAIQDAVATANILCPLLQRGPVSDRDLARVQARRTFPTKVTQGMQLFIQDHGIDPILKGEVALTQPPAVMRLVNEFPRLRRLPARLIGMGARPEHVHTRDAFA